A region of Nostoc sp. 'Peltigera membranacea cyanobiont' N6 DNA encodes the following proteins:
- a CDS encoding alpha-D-glucose phosphate-specific phosphoglucomutase gives MNIRKVSTTPFSDQKPGTSGLRKAVKPFQQPHYLENFIQSIFDSVGELQGQTLVLGGDGRYYNRQAIQIILKMAAANGIGLIKVGQGGILSTPATSAIIRKYQAIGGIILSASHNPGGPNGDFGVKYNIGNGGPAPEKVTEAIYDRSKVIDSYQILEAPDVDLETLGESHLGETVVEVIDSVQDYQELMESLFDFDRIQQLLTSGNFRIGIDALHAVAGPYAHAIFEKRLGAPKGTVRNGTPLEDFGGGHPDPNLVYAHELVDILYGDNAPDFGAAFDGDGDRNMILGRKFFVTPSDSLAILAANAKLVPGYSSGLAGVARSMPTSQAVDRVAAQMGIESYETPTGWKFFGNLLDAGKATLCGEESFGTSSNHIREKDGVWAVLFWLNILAERQQSVEEIVREHWQTYGRNYYSRHDYEGIEIEPANTLIARLDSLLPTLKGKQFGNYQVEYSDDFSYTDPVDGSISEKQGIRIGFTDGSRIVVRLSGTGTQGATLRVYIESYEADPAKHNLDPQEALASLIAIVEEIAQIRELTGREQPTVIT, from the coding sequence CTACCTGGAAAATTTTATCCAATCTATCTTCGATTCTGTGGGGGAATTACAGGGGCAAACCCTAGTTCTGGGTGGTGATGGCCGTTATTACAATCGCCAAGCCATTCAAATCATTTTGAAAATGGCTGCGGCTAATGGCATTGGGCTGATTAAAGTTGGTCAGGGGGGGATTTTGTCTACTCCTGCGACTTCCGCTATTATTCGCAAGTACCAGGCTATTGGCGGTATCATCTTGTCTGCTAGTCATAATCCGGGCGGGCCAAATGGTGACTTTGGTGTGAAATATAACATTGGCAACGGTGGCCCAGCACCGGAAAAGGTGACAGAGGCTATCTACGATCGCAGTAAAGTAATTGATAGCTACCAAATTCTGGAAGCACCAGATGTAGATTTAGAAACCTTGGGTGAGTCACATTTGGGAGAGACGGTGGTTGAGGTGATTGACTCTGTACAAGATTATCAAGAGTTAATGGAGTCCCTCTTTGATTTCGATCGCATTCAGCAACTGTTGACTTCTGGAAATTTTCGGATCGGCATTGATGCCTTACATGCGGTAGCTGGCCCTTATGCCCATGCCATTTTCGAGAAACGTTTGGGCGCACCAAAGGGAACTGTGCGTAATGGTACACCCCTAGAAGACTTTGGAGGCGGACACCCCGATCCAAATCTGGTTTATGCCCATGAGTTGGTGGATATTTTGTATGGTGACAATGCGCCAGACTTTGGGGCCGCTTTTGATGGAGATGGCGATCGCAATATGATCTTAGGGCGTAAGTTCTTTGTCACTCCTAGCGATAGCCTCGCAATCTTAGCTGCAAATGCCAAGCTAGTCCCTGGTTATAGTTCTGGTTTAGCTGGGGTAGCGCGATCGATGCCTACTAGTCAAGCTGTGGATCGAGTCGCTGCTCAGATGGGAATTGAATCTTATGAAACGCCTACTGGTTGGAAGTTTTTCGGCAACCTCTTAGATGCGGGTAAAGCTACTCTCTGCGGTGAAGAAAGCTTTGGTACTAGTTCTAATCATATCCGCGAAAAAGATGGGGTATGGGCGGTTCTGTTCTGGTTGAATATTCTGGCAGAGCGGCAACAATCTGTTGAGGAAATTGTCCGGGAACACTGGCAGACTTATGGACGCAATTATTATTCCCGCCATGACTATGAAGGGATAGAAATTGAGCCAGCAAACACCTTAATCGCAAGATTGGATTCTTTATTGCCAACTCTTAAAGGGAAGCAATTCGGTAACTATCAAGTTGAATACAGTGATGACTTTAGTTATACCGATCCTGTAGATGGCAGCATTAGCGAAAAACAGGGTATTCGTATTGGCTTTACCGATGGTTCGCGCATTGTGGTGCGACTTTCTGGGACGGGGACTCAAGGTGCAACGCTAAGAGTTTATATAGAAAGCTATGAGGCAGATCCCGCTAAACATAACCTCGATCCCCAGGAAGCACTTGCTTCTTTGATCGCTATTGTTGAGGAGATAGCCCAGATCCGCGAACTTACAGGGCGGGAACAACCAACTGTGATTACTTAG